A window of Halomonas sp. GFAJ-1 contains these coding sequences:
- a CDS encoding chain-length determining protein: MYVSLRRFVKTSPQWAVAFLAILLVSFYWFVWAEERYVSRATVVLESPQVATPEFSLSSLMGGGGGNTADLLLLREHLLSVDMLRLLDEQLGIRQHYSEHGDFFAKLRDANAPIEDLHKYYLRRVEVELDEYAGVLNIHVQGYTPEFAHSMATLLLEAGENHMNEMGHRLADEQVRFLEHQMVRLEDRFRDTRSELLDFQNQYGLVSPTSTVESINQVVATLEGDLARLQAQRNALASFQSAQSSEMRQVERNIEALRDQIIEQRDRLAQAAGDSLNRISAEYETLELQAQFAQETYSSALAALENTRLEAARQLKQVSVLQSPLFPEYPTEPNRLYNSSVFAIITIFLAFILSMLIMIVKDHRD, from the coding sequence ATGTACGTTTCCCTACGTCGATTTGTAAAAACCTCTCCCCAATGGGCCGTTGCATTTCTTGCCATCCTGCTGGTCTCATTCTATTGGTTTGTTTGGGCAGAAGAGCGCTACGTATCCCGCGCCACGGTAGTATTAGAAAGCCCCCAAGTCGCCACGCCAGAATTCAGCCTTTCATCATTAATGGGGGGCGGAGGGGGTAACACGGCAGATCTCCTACTGCTGCGTGAGCACTTACTATCAGTAGATATGTTGCGTTTGTTAGACGAGCAGCTAGGGATTCGCCAGCACTATAGCGAGCATGGCGATTTTTTTGCCAAGTTGCGCGATGCAAACGCCCCGATTGAAGACCTGCACAAATATTACCTGCGCCGGGTAGAAGTGGAGCTGGACGAATACGCTGGGGTGCTGAATATTCATGTGCAAGGCTACACCCCAGAGTTCGCCCACAGCATGGCAACGCTACTGCTGGAAGCTGGCGAAAACCACATGAATGAAATGGGCCACCGCTTAGCAGACGAGCAAGTGCGTTTTCTAGAGCATCAAATGGTACGCCTGGAAGACCGCTTTAGAGATACCCGTTCAGAGTTACTCGACTTTCAAAACCAGTACGGCTTAGTATCGCCCACCTCCACAGTGGAAAGCATTAACCAAGTGGTTGCTACGTTAGAAGGCGATCTTGCCCGCTTACAGGCCCAGCGCAACGCACTTGCCAGCTTCCAAAGCGCACAATCTTCCGAGATGCGCCAAGTAGAGCGCAATATTGAAGCACTTCGCGACCAAATCATTGAACAGCGCGACCGCCTAGCCCAAGCGGCAGGGGACTCGCTTAACCGCATCTCCGCCGAGTACGAAACCCTAGAGCTACAAGCTCAGTTTGCTCAAGAAACCTACTCAAGTGCCCTGGCTGCATTAGAAAACACTCGCTTAGAAGCCGCCCGCCAGCTCAAGCAAGTAAGCGTACTGCAAAGCCCGCTATTCCCCGAATACCCAACCGAGCCTAACCGCTTATATAACAGCAGCGTGTTCGCCATCATTACCATCTTTTTGGCCTTCATC